The following nucleotide sequence is from Chromobacterium rhizoryzae.
GGCCACCTCCATGCGATCGGCGGCGAAGGACACCGGCAGCAGCAAGGGCTGCATCGGGATGGTGTCGGCCTCCAGCGCGGTTTTCAGCTGTTCGTAGACGATGCGTTCGTGGGCGGCGTGCATGTCCACCAGGATCAGCCCGTCTTCGCACTGGCTGAGGATGTAGACGCCGTGCAGCTGCGCCAGCGCGAAGCCCAGCGGCGGAACGCCGTCCGCGCTTTGCGGCAGCGCGGCCACGCGCTGCGGCGGCAGGCTGTATTCCACCGGCGCCGGCGCGGCGGGCTGGGCGCGTTCTTCCTCGCGCAGGCCGCCGAACAGCTTGTCGTAGATGCCGGTGGCTTCCCGGGCCACGTGCAGCGGCATCGCCTGCTGCTGGTAGCGGAAGGCGGACTGTCCCCCGGCCGGGCCGGAGGAGGGCGCGGCGGGCCGGTTGAACGGCTTGTCGAACAAGGGCGCGGATTCGCCCTGGGCCAGCGCGGGCTCGGCCGCCTCATCGGCGCCGGCGATCTGAACGGTAGGCGCGGCGCCGGCGGTGGTGCTGGCCAAAGCCTTGTGCACGCTGTGGAACAGGAATTGGTGGATGGCCTGCGATTCGCGGAAGCGCACTTCGATCTTGGTCGGGTGCACATTGACGTCGACGCCGGACGGCTCCATGGTCAGGAACAGCGCGTAGGCCGGATGGCGATCGTGGTGCAGCACGTCGCGGTACGCCTGGCGCAGCGCGTGCAGCGCGGTCTTGTCGCGCACGAAGCGGCCGTTGACGTAGAAGTACTGGGCGTCGCGGCTGGCCTTGGAGTAAGTGGGGGAGGCGACGAAGCCGCTGAGCGTCAGCGGGCCGGCGGCGGTGTCGATCTCGATGGCGGCGGCGACGAAATCCTTGCCCAGCATCGCGGCCACGCGCTCGGCCAGGCTTTGCGCCGGCAGGCGCCAGATCACCTTGCCGTTGTGGCGCAGCATGAACTCCACATGGGGGTGGGCCAGCGCGATGCGCTCGAACACCGCCTCGCAGTGCGCGTATTCGGTGTTCTCGCTTTTCAGGAATTTTCGCCGCGCCGGGGTGTTGAAATAGATGTCCACCACCTCGACGCTGGTGCCGGGCGCGTGGGCGGCCGGCTCCACCGGGTGCAGCGCGCCGTCGATGGCGATGAGCTGATGGGCGTGTTCGGCGTCCGGCGGCCGGCTGACCAGGGTCAGCCGCGACACCGAGGCGATGCTGGCGAGACCCTCGCCGCGGAAACCCAGGGTGGCGACGTTTTCCAGATCGTCCAGCGAGGCGATCTTGCTGGTGGCGTGGCGATCCAGCGCCAGCGCCAGGTCTTCCGCCGCGATGCCGCCGCCGTTGTCGGTGACGCGCAGCAGCTTGATGCCGCCCTGGGCCAGGTCCACCGTGATCTTGGACGCGCCGGCGTCCAGGCTGTTTTCCAGTATTTCCTTGAGCGCGGAGGCGGGGCGTTCCACCACTTCGCCGGCGGCGATCTGGTTGACGAGGTGGTCGGGCAGGCGTTGGATGCGTTTCATGGGCGGCATTGGGGCGTGATGTCAAAGCAAAAAGGCCGCGCTACGGCGGCCTTGTCGATTCTACTACGGATCAGCCGCGGGCGGCCGCGCGCTTGTGGCGCCAGATTTCAATCAATCCCGGCAGGAAGGACACCAGGATGATGCCGAAAATCAGCAATTCCAGGTTCTTGCGCACGAAGGGCAGGTTGCCGAAGAAGTAGCCGGCGTAAGTGAAGCCGACCACCCAGGCGATGGCGCCCACCACGTTGTAGCGCAGGAACTGCGGGTAGTGCATCTTGCCGATGCCGGCGACGAAGGGCGCGAAGGTGCGCACGATGGGCACGAAGCGGGCGAAGATGATGGTTTTGCCGCCATGGCGTTCGTAGAAGGCGTGGGTGCGGTCCAGGTATTGCGGCTTCAGGATGCGCGGAAACTTGTCGAACAGCTTCATGCCGACGTTGCGGCCGATGGCGTAATTGGTCGCGTCGCCGAGGATGGCGGCGACGATCAGGAGCAGCACCAGCAAGTGCGGGTTCATCTGGCCCATGGCCGCCAGCGCGCCGGCGACGAAGAGCAGCGAGTCGCCGGGCAGGAAGGGGGTGACCACCAGTCCGGTTTCGCAGAACACGATCAGAAACAGAATGGCGTAAATCCAAGGGCCGTAGGCGGCCACCAGCTGGGACAGATGAGTGTCGATGTGCAGGATGAAGTCGATCAGAAAAGTGATGGCTTCCATGATGTCGTTGCGCTCGGTAAGGGTGCTGCTCGGGTTGAAAGTAAAACTGGCCGGACAAGCCGGCCAGCAATCAGAACCTTTTTAAATGAGGCTCATGAGGGAAGTGATCAGACGACCGCTTCTTCTTTTGGTTTCACCGGCTTGATCATATGTTCGCGCTTCACGCCCAGCCACAGGGCGATCGGGCTGGCGACCAGCACCGAGGAGTAAATGCCGAACACGATGCCGATGGTCAGCGCCATCGCGAAGCCGTGCAGCGCCGGGCCGCCGAACAGCAGCATGGACACCACCATCATCTCGGTGGAGAAGTGGGTGATGATGGTGCGGCTCATCGTGGCAGTGATGGCGTTGTCGATGACTTCGGCCACGCTGTGGCCCTTCATGCCCGGCTTGCGGAAGTTCTCGCGAATCCGGTCGAACACCACCACCGATTCGTTCACCGAGTAGCCCAGCACCGCCAGGATGCCGGCCAGCACGGTCAGCGAAAACTCCCAGCGGAAGAAGGCGAAGCAGCCCAGGATGATCACCACGTCGTGCATGTTGGCGATGATGGCCGCGATGGCGAAACGCCATTCAAAGCGGATGGCCAGGTAGATCATGATGCCCACGCACACCAGGATGGTGGCGGTCAGACCGTGGGTCACCAGTTCCTCGCCCACGCTGGGGCCGACGAAGTCCACTTTGCGCAGTTGCACTTGAGGATCGCCGGCCTTGAGCATGGCCATCACTTTTTCCGACAGCTGGGCGGAGGTGACGCCCGGCTTGTTGGGCAGGCGTATCATCACGTCGCGGCTGCTGCCCAGGCTCTGCACCGTGGACTCGCCCAGCTTGAGCTCGTCCACCTTGTCGCGGATGGCGCCCAGGTCGGCGGACTGCTGGTACTGCACTTCCAGCACGGTGCCGCCGGTGAATTCCACGCTGTAGTTCAGGCCGCGGGTAGCCAGGAAGAAGATGGCCAGGATGAAGGTCACCAGCGAGATGGTCGTGGTGAGCCGGCCGTAGCTCATGAACGGGATGTCCCGTTTGATGCGGAAAAGCTCCATATCCGGTCCTTATCCTTTGTTTTCCGGTTTCCACACCTGGCCGATGGCCAGCGTGGTCAGTTTGCGGCGGCGGCCGTACCACAGGTTGACCAGGCCGCGGGAAATCACCACCGCGGAGAACATCGAGGTCAGGATGCCCAGGCTGTGCACCACGGCGAAGCCGCGCACCGCGCCGGAGCCGAAGATCAGCAGCGCGAGGCCGGCGATCAGCGTGGTGACGTTGGAGTCCAGAATGGTGTGCCAGGCGTGGGTGTAACCGGCCTGGATCGCCGAATGCGGCGGCACGCCGTTGCGCAGCTCCTCGCGGATGCGCTCGTTGATCAGCACGTTGGCGTCGATGGCCATGCCCAGCGCCAGCGCGATGGCGGCGATGCCGGGCAGGGTCAGCGTGGCCTGGATCATGGACAAGAGCGCCAGCAGCAGGAAGACGTTGATCGCCAGCGACAGCGCGGAGAACACGCCGAACATGCCGTAGTACAGGACCATGAAGGTGGCGATGGCGGCAAAGCCCCACAGCGTGGCGTGGAAGCCTTTCTCGATGTTTTCCTGACCCAGGCTCGGGCCTACGGTGCGTTCTTCGACGATGTTCATCGGCGCGGCCAGCGAACCGGCGCGCAAGAGCAGGGCGGTGTCGTTGGCTTCTGCCGGGTTCATGCTGCCGGAGATCTGCACGCGGCCGCCGCCGATTTCGGAGCGGATCACCGGAGCGGTCACCACTTCGGCGCGGCCTTTTTCCACCAGCACCATCGCCATGCGGCGGCCGATGTTCTCGGCGGTCACCTGACGGAAGATGGAGGCGCCGGCGGAGTCCAGATTGATGTGGACGGCGGGCGCGCCGTTTTCGTCGAAGCCGGCCTGGGCGTCGTTGATATTGTCGCCGGTCAGTTCAACGTCCTTGCGCACCAGAATCTTCTGCACGCCGCGGGAAGAGGCTTCGTCCAGCAGCTCGTAGCCGGCCGGCACGTTGCCGGCCATCGCGTCGGCCATCTTGCTCGGGTCGTCTTCCACCATGCGCACTTCCAGCGTGGCGGTGCGGCCGATGATGTCCTTGGCGCGGGCGGTGTCCTGGATGCCGGGCAGCTGCACCACGATGCGGTTGGGGCCGTTCTGCTGAATGATGGGCTCGGAGGTGCCCAGCTCATTGACGCGGTTATGCAGCGTGGTGATGTTCTGTTTGACCGCGTCGCCCTGGATCTTGGTGATCTCTTCCGGCTTCAGGGTCAGCGTCAGCCGGTAGTTGCCGTCGTCGCTCTTGACGGTGAGCGAGGGCAGGCTGCGGTAGACCACGTCCTGAGTGGCCTTGAGCGTGTCGGCGTCGCGCAGCTGCACTTCCAGCGTATTGCCGTTGCGCTTGATCGCGCCGTAGCGGACTTTCTTGTTCTTCAGCTCGCGGCGCAAGTCGCCGGCGTAGCGTTCCATCGTCTTGTCGATGGCGGCCTTCATGTCCACTTCCAGCAGGAAGTGCACGCCGCCGCGCAGGTCGAGGCCGAGGAACATCGGGTGCGCCTTCAGGCTGGTCAGCCAGGCGGGGGAGGCGGACAGCAGATTAAGCGCGATGATGTAGTTGTCGCCCAGCGCGTGCTGGATGGCGTCGCGCGCCTTGAGCTGGGTGTCGGCGTCCTTGAAGCGGACTCGCAGGCTGGTTCCGTCGAGGAACAGGCCGTCGGGAGAGATGTTCTGCGCTTTCAGCGCCTCTTCCACGCGCGTCATCACGGCGGTGTCCACCGGAATGGATTGGCGCGAGCTGGAGACCTGGACCGCGGGAGTCTCGCCGTAGAAATTGGGCAGCGTGTAGATCGCGGAAAGGATCAGGGCCACCGCAATGACGAGGTATTTCCAAAGAGGGTAGCGGTTCATGTTTTAGTTCGGGAAAAGAAAATGAACCGGCCACCGGCAGCGCGCTGCGGTGGCCGTCGGCTGAATCCTTACAGCGACTTCAGCGTGCCTTTTTCCAGCTTGGCGGAAACCGAGCCGCGCTGAACGGTGATTTCCACGCCGTTGGCGATTTCCAGAGTCAGGAACTGTTCGCCGATCTTGGCCACGCGGCCGACGATGCCGCCCTGGGTGGCGACTTCATCGCCCTTCTGGATTTCCGACAGCATCTTCTGATGCTCTTTCATGCGCTTCTGCTGCGGGCGCACCATCAGGAACCAGAACAGCACGAAGATGGCGATCATGGGCAGGAAGCCCATCAGGTCGAAACCTCCTACTGCGGCGCCGGTGTTGGCGAAGGCGGGGCTGATAAAGGACATCAAACTACTCCCTTAGATTATGTATTGTTATGGCTGGTCGAAATAAACGGACCATTGTAGCCATGCTGGTCCGCTTTTTCCAATGCTTGCGACGGTCAGGCCTGTGACAGGCCGACCGCCCAGGTGGTTCCTCAGTTGACGCCGCGGGCGCGCTTGGCGGCGAACTCCAGGCGGAAGTCCTCGAAACGGTCTTCCTCGATGGCGCGGCGCATCTGGCGCATCAGCTCCTGGTAATAATGCAGATTGTGTATGGTGTTGAGGCGGGCGCCCAGAATCTCGCCGACGCGGTGCAGATGATGCAGGTAAGCGCGGCTGAAGTTGCGGCAGGCGTAGCACTCGCATTCCTCGTCCAGCGGCTTCTTGTCGTCCTTATAGCGCGCGTTCTTGATCTTGACGTCGCCCCACTGGGTGAAGATCCAGCCGTTGCGCGCGTTGCGCGTCGGCATCACGCAATCGAACATGTCCACGCCGTTGGCCACGCCGTGCACCAAATCCTCCGGCGTGCCCACGCCCATCAGATAATGCGGCTTCTCAGCCGGCAGCATGTCCTTCAACTCGGTCAGCATCCGGTACATCTCAGGCTTGGGCTCGCCCACCGACAGGCCGCCGATGGCGATGCCGTCGAAGCCGACCTGCATCAGGCCTTCCAGCGATTCCTGGCGCAAATCGGTATAAAGGTTGCCCTGGACGATGCCGAACAGCGCATTGGGGTTTTTCAGATCGTCGAAGGCGCGGCGCGAGCGCTCTGCCCAGCGCAAGCTCATCTGCAGCGACTTCTGCGCGGTGGCGTGATCCACCTGGCCCGGCGTGCACTCGTCCAGCTGCATCACGATGTCGGAGTTGAGCACGGTCTGGATCTTCATCGAGATTTCCGGGCTCAGGAACAGCTTGTCGCCGTTGATCGGGCTTTGGAAGGTGCAGCCTTCCTCGGTCAGCTTGCGCATATCGGACAGGCTGAACACCTGGAAGCCGCCGGAATCGGTGAGGATGGGTTTGTCCCAGCCGATGAACTCGTGCAGGCCGCCGAACTGTTCGACGATCTCCAGGCCCGGGCGCAGCCACAGGTGGAAAGTGTTGCCCAGAATGATCTGGGCGCCGATGTCGTTCAGCTCGACCGGGCTCATCGCCTTGACCGAGCCGTAAGTGCCCACCGGCTGGAACACCGGCGTCTCCACGGTGCCGTGGTTCAGCTCCAGCGTGCCGCGCCGCGCGCCGCCGGAGGTTTTATGTACGGTAAACTTCAGCATGATTCGGGGATTGCTCTGGTATGTTTGTTTAGCAAAATCAGCCGGCTAGTATACCGTAAGCCGCGCCCGCTGGGGCTTTGTCGCGGTTTCTTCCTCGCGGCGGATGAAAAAAACGCTTGCCAAGCGTAGCGGGCTTGTTTAGTATTCGCAGCTCGACGACAGGCACGTAGCTCAGCTGGTTAGAGCACCACCTTGACATGGTGGGGGTCGTTGGTTCGAGTCCAATCGTGCCTACCAAAATTCAAACGCATGGAGCGTTACAAGTGTCCAACTTGCGAACTACCACAACCCGACATACTCACGCTAGCTGAGCCTTGCGGGTTGTTCCATGCAAAAAAAGTGCGGCTCAGGCCGCACTTTTTTTTTATCCTAAGCTTTCTAAAAATTTCTCTCTCGCCTTGTTGGAGTTGACATGCCAGACATTCGCTTGCCGGACGGCTCGATCCGTTCGTTCGATAAACCGGTAACGGTTCATGAAGTGGCCGCATCCATCGGCGCAGGCTTGGCTCGCGCGGCGCTCGCCGGCCGCGTGGACGGCGCGCTGGTGGACACCTCTTACGCCATCGACCGCAATGCCGACCTGGCCATCATCACCGACAAGGACGCGGACGGCCTGTCCATCATCCGCCACTCCACCGCCCACTTGCTGGCCTATGCGGTAAAGGAGCTGTTCCCGGAAGCCCAGGTCACCATCGGGCCGGAGATCGAAAACGGCTTCTACTACGATTTCGCCTACAAGCGCCCGTTCACGCCGGAAGACCTGGCCGCCATTGAAAAGAAAATGGCCGAGCTGGCGAAGAAAGACATCCCGGTGGAGCGTTACGAGCTGCCGCGCGACGAAGCCATCGCCTACTTCAAGAGCATAGGCGAGGCCTATAAGGCCGAGATCATCGAATCCATCCCGCAGGGCGAAGTGCTGAGCCTGTACCGCGAGGGCGAATTCACCGACCTGTGCCGCGGCCCCCACGTGCCGTCCACCGGCAAGCTCAAGGTGTTCAAGCTGATGAAGGTGGCCGGCGCCTACTGGCGCGGCGACAGCAAGAATGAAATGCTGCAGCGCGTTTACGGCACCGCCTGGGCCAGGAAAGAAGACCTGGACGCCTATCTCTATATGTTGGAAGAGGCGGAAAAGCGCGACCATCGCAAGCTGGGCGTGCAACTGGACCTGTTCCACCTGCAGGACGAGGCGCCGGGCATGGTGTTCTGGCATCCCAAGGGCTGGCAGCTGTGGCAGAGCGTCGAGCAATACATGCGCGAGAAGCTGAACCGCGAAGGCTATAAGGAAATCCGCACCCCGATGATGATGGACGCCCATCTGTGGGAGCGTTCCGGCCACGCCGCCAACTACCGCGAGAACATGTTCATCACTGAATCGGAAAAGCGCGACTACGCGGTCAAGCCGATGAACTGCCCGGGCCATGTGCAGGTGTTCAATAGCGGTCTGCGTTCTTATCGCGATCTGCCGCTGCGCTACGCCGAGTTCGGCTCCTGCCACCGCAACGAGCCGTCCGGCGCGCTGCACGGCATCATGCGCGTGCGCGGCTTCGTGCAGGACGACGGCCACATCTTCTGTACCGAAGACCAGATCAACCAGGAGGCCAAGGATTTCCATCGCCTGGTGATGGAAGTGTACGAGCGCTTCGGCTTCGACAAGGTGGCGATCAAGCTGGCGCTGCGTCCGGAAAAACGCATCGGCGAAGAATCCACCTGGGACAAGGCGGAAGAAGGCATGCGCGAAGCGCTGCGCGCCTGCGGCGTGGAGTGGGAAGAGCTGCCGGGCGAGGGCGCGTTCTACGGCCCCAAGATCGAATACCACATCAAGGACGCGCTGGGCCGTTCCTGGCAGTGCGGCACCCTGCAGCTGGACTTCATGCTGCCGGAGCGTCTGGACGCCGAATACGTGGCCGACGACAACAGCCGCAAGCGCCCGGTGATGCTGCACCGCGCGGCGCTGGGTTCGCTGGAGCGCTTCCTCGGCATCCTGATCGAAAACCACGCCGGCGCCTTCCCCTTGTGGCTGGCTCCGGTGCAGATGGTGGTGATGAATATCACCGAAGCGCAGGCCGAATACGCGGCCAATGTGGCCGCCAAACTGCGCGAACAAGGCTTCCGCGTTGATCTTGACTTGAGAAACGAGAAGATCGGCTATAAAATTCGCGAGCACAGTCTGCAAAAGTTGCCGTATCAGATCATCGTCGGCGACAAGGAGAAGGCTGGCGAGTTGGTTGCCGTACGCTCCCGCGGGGAAGACCTGGGGCAGCTTACGCTGGATGCGCTGATTGCGCGCCTCAAGGCTGAGATGCCTGGGGCCTGATTC
It contains:
- the mutL gene encoding DNA mismatch repair endonuclease MutL encodes the protein MKRIQRLPDHLVNQIAAGEVVERPASALKEILENSLDAGASKITVDLAQGGIKLLRVTDNGGGIAAEDLALALDRHATSKIASLDDLENVATLGFRGEGLASIASVSRLTLVSRPPDAEHAHQLIAIDGALHPVEPAAHAPGTSVEVVDIYFNTPARRKFLKSENTEYAHCEAVFERIALAHPHVEFMLRHNGKVIWRLPAQSLAERVAAMLGKDFVAAAIEIDTAAGPLTLSGFVASPTYSKASRDAQYFYVNGRFVRDKTALHALRQAYRDVLHHDRHPAYALFLTMEPSGVDVNVHPTKIEVRFRESQAIHQFLFHSVHKALASTTAGAAPTVQIAGADEAAEPALAQGESAPLFDKPFNRPAAPSSGPAGGQSAFRYQQQAMPLHVAREATGIYDKLFGGLREEERAQPAAPAPVEYSLPPQRVAALPQSADGVPPLGFALAQLHGVYILSQCEDGLILVDMHAAHERIVYEQLKTALEADTIPMQPLLLPVSFAADRMEVATAHEHGEEMKRLGMELAPLSPTQIAVRGVPVWLKDGNPVDLARAVLKDVREFGLSQVLTERRNELLATMACHGAVRANRQLTLPEMNALLRDMEATERSGQCNHGRPTWTRLSMRELDKLFMRGQ
- a CDS encoding DedA family protein, which translates into the protein MEAITFLIDFILHIDTHLSQLVAAYGPWIYAILFLIVFCETGLVVTPFLPGDSLLFVAGALAAMGQMNPHLLVLLLIVAAILGDATNYAIGRNVGMKLFDKFPRILKPQYLDRTHAFYERHGGKTIIFARFVPIVRTFAPFVAGIGKMHYPQFLRYNVVGAIAWVVGFTYAGYFFGNLPFVRKNLELLIFGIILVSFLPGLIEIWRHKRAAARG
- the secF gene encoding protein translocase subunit SecF, encoding MELFRIKRDIPFMSYGRLTTTISLVTFILAIFFLATRGLNYSVEFTGGTVLEVQYQQSADLGAIRDKVDELKLGESTVQSLGSSRDVMIRLPNKPGVTSAQLSEKVMAMLKAGDPQVQLRKVDFVGPSVGEELVTHGLTATILVCVGIMIYLAIRFEWRFAIAAIIANMHDVVIILGCFAFFRWEFSLTVLAGILAVLGYSVNESVVVFDRIRENFRKPGMKGHSVAEVIDNAITATMSRTIITHFSTEMMVVSMLLFGGPALHGFAMALTIGIVFGIYSSVLVASPIALWLGVKREHMIKPVKPKEEAVV
- the secD gene encoding protein translocase subunit SecD is translated as MNRYPLWKYLVIAVALILSAIYTLPNFYGETPAVQVSSSRQSIPVDTAVMTRVEEALKAQNISPDGLFLDGTSLRVRFKDADTQLKARDAIQHALGDNYIIALNLLSASPAWLTSLKAHPMFLGLDLRGGVHFLLEVDMKAAIDKTMERYAGDLRRELKNKKVRYGAIKRNGNTLEVQLRDADTLKATQDVVYRSLPSLTVKSDDGNYRLTLTLKPEEITKIQGDAVKQNITTLHNRVNELGTSEPIIQQNGPNRIVVQLPGIQDTARAKDIIGRTATLEVRMVEDDPSKMADAMAGNVPAGYELLDEASSRGVQKILVRKDVELTGDNINDAQAGFDENGAPAVHINLDSAGASIFRQVTAENIGRRMAMVLVEKGRAEVVTAPVIRSEIGGGRVQISGSMNPAEANDTALLLRAGSLAAPMNIVEERTVGPSLGQENIEKGFHATLWGFAAIATFMVLYYGMFGVFSALSLAINVFLLLALLSMIQATLTLPGIAAIALALGMAIDANVLINERIREELRNGVPPHSAIQAGYTHAWHTILDSNVTTLIAGLALLIFGSGAVRGFAVVHSLGILTSMFSAVVISRGLVNLWYGRRRKLTTLAIGQVWKPENKG
- the yajC gene encoding preprotein translocase subunit YajC, producing the protein MSFISPAFANTGAAVGGFDLMGFLPMIAIFVLFWFLMVRPQQKRMKEHQKMLSEIQKGDEVATQGGIVGRVAKIGEQFLTLEIANGVEITVQRGSVSAKLEKGTLKSL
- the tgt gene encoding tRNA guanosine(34) transglycosylase Tgt, with translation MLKFTVHKTSGGARRGTLELNHGTVETPVFQPVGTYGSVKAMSPVELNDIGAQIILGNTFHLWLRPGLEIVEQFGGLHEFIGWDKPILTDSGGFQVFSLSDMRKLTEEGCTFQSPINGDKLFLSPEISMKIQTVLNSDIVMQLDECTPGQVDHATAQKSLQMSLRWAERSRRAFDDLKNPNALFGIVQGNLYTDLRQESLEGLMQVGFDGIAIGGLSVGEPKPEMYRMLTELKDMLPAEKPHYLMGVGTPEDLVHGVANGVDMFDCVMPTRNARNGWIFTQWGDVKIKNARYKDDKKPLDEECECYACRNFSRAYLHHLHRVGEILGARLNTIHNLHYYQELMRQMRRAIEEDRFEDFRLEFAAKRARGVN
- the thrS gene encoding threonine--tRNA ligase, whose product is MPDIRLPDGSIRSFDKPVTVHEVAASIGAGLARAALAGRVDGALVDTSYAIDRNADLAIITDKDADGLSIIRHSTAHLLAYAVKELFPEAQVTIGPEIENGFYYDFAYKRPFTPEDLAAIEKKMAELAKKDIPVERYELPRDEAIAYFKSIGEAYKAEIIESIPQGEVLSLYREGEFTDLCRGPHVPSTGKLKVFKLMKVAGAYWRGDSKNEMLQRVYGTAWARKEDLDAYLYMLEEAEKRDHRKLGVQLDLFHLQDEAPGMVFWHPKGWQLWQSVEQYMREKLNREGYKEIRTPMMMDAHLWERSGHAANYRENMFITESEKRDYAVKPMNCPGHVQVFNSGLRSYRDLPLRYAEFGSCHRNEPSGALHGIMRVRGFVQDDGHIFCTEDQINQEAKDFHRLVMEVYERFGFDKVAIKLALRPEKRIGEESTWDKAEEGMREALRACGVEWEELPGEGAFYGPKIEYHIKDALGRSWQCGTLQLDFMLPERLDAEYVADDNSRKRPVMLHRAALGSLERFLGILIENHAGAFPLWLAPVQMVVMNITEAQAEYAANVAAKLREQGFRVDLDLRNEKIGYKIREHSLQKLPYQIIVGDKEKAGELVAVRSRGEDLGQLTLDALIARLKAEMPGA